One genomic segment of Desulfosporosinus sp. Sb-LF includes these proteins:
- the thyX gene encoding FAD-dependent thymidylate synthase: MRVGLIQHTPDPEKVVAAAARLCYSADPVTDLLERLEDETVASFVCKLRAMGHLSPFEHVSFQFSIDGVSRALSHQLVRHRIASYSQRSQRYVKEKGFEYVTPLSVMKDPLALERFEAVMARLQEDYQELLNCVPAEDARYVLPNACTTSLMATFNARSLLNFFEHRTCLRAQWEIRILAEKMLELVRGVAPNLFSGSGPTCMTQGVCHQGTYSCGRLKTLEGKKT; encoded by the coding sequence ATGCGAGTGGGTCTTATTCAGCACACACCTGATCCTGAAAAAGTAGTAGCAGCAGCTGCCCGCTTGTGCTATTCAGCAGACCCGGTAACCGATCTCTTGGAACGGTTAGAGGATGAAACGGTGGCGAGCTTTGTCTGCAAATTGCGTGCGATGGGCCATCTTTCTCCTTTCGAGCATGTGAGCTTTCAGTTTTCCATCGATGGGGTCTCAAGGGCTTTATCCCATCAGCTCGTGCGTCATAGAATAGCGAGTTATTCTCAGCGCTCACAACGCTATGTCAAAGAAAAAGGGTTTGAGTACGTCACTCCTCTAAGTGTGATGAAAGATCCTCTGGCTTTAGAACGTTTTGAAGCGGTTATGGCTCGTCTACAGGAGGACTATCAGGAGCTATTGAACTGTGTACCTGCTGAGGATGCCCGTTATGTCCTACCGAATGCCTGCACAACTTCATTAATGGCAACGTTTAATGCTCGATCTTTGTTAAATTTTTTTGAACATCGGACCTGTTTGAGGGCTCAATGGGAGATCCGGATCTTGGCGGAAAAGATGTTGGAGTTGGTAAGGGGTGTAGCACCTAATCTTTTTAGCGGATCAGGGCCGACCTGTATGACACAGGGTGTCTGTCACCAAGGTACTTATAGTTGTGGAAGATTAAAAACCCTTGAAGGAAAGAAGACGTGA
- the sigH gene encoding RNA polymerase sporulation sigma factor SigH has product MTLQAQPELPECEIIDIIVDEEVVELAKEGDAAALEYLINKYKNFVRAKARSYFLIGADREDIIQEGMIGLYKAIRDFRGDKLSSFRAFAELCITRQIITAIKTATRQKHIPLNSYVSLNKPIYDEDSDRTLLDVISGTRITDPEELIISREEFDDIEEKMGEILSSLEWKVLMSYLEGKSYQEIAVDLRRHVKSIDNALQRVKRKLERYLERRDG; this is encoded by the coding sequence TTGACTCTTCAAGCCCAACCAGAACTACCAGAGTGCGAAATCATCGACATAATTGTAGATGAAGAGGTGGTTGAGCTTGCCAAGGAAGGCGACGCTGCTGCACTAGAATACTTGATTAACAAATATAAGAACTTCGTTAGGGCCAAAGCACGTTCTTACTTTCTTATTGGAGCAGATCGTGAAGATATTATTCAAGAGGGTATGATCGGGCTCTACAAGGCAATTCGGGATTTTCGCGGAGACAAACTCTCTTCCTTTCGAGCTTTTGCAGAATTATGTATTACGCGCCAGATTATTACGGCGATCAAAACGGCGACCCGCCAGAAACATATTCCGCTTAACTCGTATGTTTCTCTTAATAAGCCCATCTATGATGAAGATTCTGATCGAACGTTGCTCGATGTTATTTCAGGGACCCGAATAACCGACCCCGAAGAACTTATTATTAGTCGAGAAGAATTTGACGACATTGAAGAAAAAATGGGCGAAATCCTCAGTTCCTTGGAGTGGAAAGTACTGATGTCTTACTTGGAAGGTAAGTCCTATCAAGAGATTGCAGTTGACTTGAGGAGACATGTAAAATCGATTGATAATGCGTTGCAGAGGGTGAAAAGGAAGCTTGAGCGTTACCTGGAACGGAGAGATGGATAA
- a CDS encoding ribonuclease III domain-containing protein has translation MRNWQEMNALALAYLGDGVYELWVRTHLLEMGHEKVKELHKQAISYVRASTQAQILHVLLPELDEVEHSVVLRGRNAKGGHPKNVDVVTYRHATAFESLVGYWHLNGQKERMQWAFNKVDGMLQVGPINQADTEQLKEKGEINNASGSYSAHT, from the coding sequence ATGCGAAATTGGCAGGAAATGAATGCCTTAGCCTTAGCTTATTTGGGGGATGGAGTCTATGAACTTTGGGTTCGGACACATTTGCTAGAGATGGGGCATGAAAAGGTCAAGGAACTTCATAAACAAGCCATAAGTTATGTTCGTGCTAGTACTCAAGCTCAGATCTTACACGTCCTTTTGCCAGAACTCGACGAAGTTGAACACAGTGTCGTGCTGCGCGGACGAAATGCTAAAGGCGGGCATCCTAAGAATGTCGATGTCGTGACCTACCGTCATGCCACAGCGTTTGAAAGCTTAGTGGGATATTGGCACTTAAATGGACAAAAAGAACGCATGCAATGGGCGTTCAATAAAGTTGACGGCATGCTACAAGTAGGACCGATAAACCAGGCGGATACGGAGCAACTGAAGGAGAAGGGGGAGATAAATAATGCGAGTGGGTCTTATTCAGCACACACCTGA
- the rlmB gene encoding 23S rRNA (guanosine(2251)-2'-O)-methyltransferase RlmB produces MNDEMVYGKNPVLELLKSGKPVNKVLFLQEGPSSGRNQDILSMLHERSIPYQFVDRQTLDRLTNRERHQGMLAYVAAREYASLEDILAVAEERQEDPFILMLDEIEDPHNLGALLRTVDAVGAHGVIIPKRRSVTLTGTVAKTSAGAVEHVAVARVGNLVQTLQELKKKGCWVSGAEAGGKEAFQADLTGPRVIVIGSEGKGISRLLRETCDEIVSLPMRGKVSSLNASVAGSVMLYEVLRQRTSTRCEVRGTKHD; encoded by the coding sequence ATGAACGATGAAATGGTTTACGGGAAGAATCCCGTTTTAGAACTTCTGAAAAGCGGAAAGCCAGTGAATAAAGTCCTTTTTCTACAGGAAGGACCGAGTAGTGGGCGGAACCAGGATATTCTCTCAATGTTGCATGAACGGAGTATTCCTTATCAATTCGTGGATCGTCAGACCCTCGATCGGTTGACGAATCGAGAGCGGCACCAAGGGATGCTTGCTTATGTTGCCGCGAGGGAGTATGCCAGTCTAGAGGACATTCTTGCCGTAGCAGAGGAACGGCAAGAGGATCCATTTATCTTGATGCTCGACGAGATCGAAGACCCCCATAATCTGGGGGCATTACTGAGGACTGTGGACGCTGTTGGGGCTCATGGGGTCATTATTCCGAAACGGCGTAGTGTTACCTTAACGGGCACTGTCGCCAAAACATCCGCTGGGGCTGTTGAACATGTAGCAGTGGCACGTGTAGGCAATTTAGTCCAAACATTACAAGAACTGAAAAAAAAGGGTTGTTGGGTGTCCGGAGCTGAAGCGGGCGGAAAGGAAGCCTTTCAAGCAGATCTCACTGGCCCAAGAGTCATTGTCATTGGCAGCGAAGGAAAGGGGATAAGTCGGTTACTCAGAGAAACTTGTGATGAAATAGTAAGCTTACCGATGAGGGGCAAGGTCAGTTCGTTAAACGCCAGCGTTGCAGGGTCTGTGATGCTTTACGAAGTTCTTAGGCAGAGAACAAGTACGAGGTGCGAGGTGCGAGGCACGAAGCACGATTAA